The region TCATGTGGCTGGCCATGATCTTCAACATGATTGTGGCGGGGTGTTTGGGTGCGCTCGTTCCCATCATTTTGCGAAAACTCAAACTGGATCCCGCATTGGGATCCAGCATCTTTGTCACCGCGGCCACAGACACGGGAGGCTTTTTCTTCTTTCTCGGGCTGGCGACCCTGTTCATGGACCGTATTCTGACCCACGGCGTCTGAAACCAAGAAGCCTGCGCCCGTTCTCTTTAACTTTTGGGACCTTTCCGCAAACATTTGGCGAACGGTGCGCGCTTGAACACGTTCCCATCGATTGAGGCCTTGGAACCAATGTCCGCAGCGTAGCTAGTCGCCAAGCATCTCCTCATAGAGGGCCATGTAGGATCGCGCCGCTCGAGGCCAGCTGAAGTCCTCCCGCATGGCCCTTTGCCGTAGCCGGCGCCACGTTTCCGAGTCACGATAGGCTTCCAAGGCCGCCTTTAGGGCTTCGAGAAAAGCCTCCTTGGTGTGCTCATAAAATTTGAAGCCGGTGCCCATTTGGGGATTTTGAGCTGCGTCCACCACGGAATCGTCCAAACCTCCCGTGGCAGTCACAATAGGGATTGTTCCGTAACGCATACTGTACATTTGGTTCAGACCACAGGGTTCGTATCGAGAAGGCATGAGAAAGATGTCGGCCCCGGCTTCCAGTCGATGGGCCAGGGCTTCGTCAAAATCCAAGACCACACGAATACGGTCAGAATGACGCGACTGGGCTTGGAGGAGAAGCCGTTCCAGGTGAGGGTCACCGGTGCCCAGGACGGCCAGGCACACGGAAAGCTCCATCATGTCGTCCAACGCCTCCAGAATCAGATCGATGCCTTTTTGATGCACCAGACGGCTGACCACCACGCACAAAGGATCTTGACGAACCGACGCAGGAAACTCGAGCTCTTCGAGGACTTTTTCCTTGCACACGCGCTTGCCGTCCAATTGCTCGGCATCAAAAGGCGCTGGAATATAGGGGTCGTGGGATGGATTCCATCGCGTGGTGTCGATGCCGTTCAGGATGCCGATGAGGTCGTTCCGGCGACGGCGCAGGAGACCATCCAGGCCAAAGCCCTGTTTGGGGTCAAGAATTTCCCTGGCATACTTTGGGCTCACGGTGGAAATGCGATCACTGTAGGCAATCCCGGCCTTGAGGAAGTTGCATTGACCGAAGAATTCCATGCCCTCGATGGTGTAGGCTTCCAGAGGAAGCCCTGTGAGGCCGAAATAGCTTTCCGGAAAGAGGCCTTGATGGGCAAGGTTGTGGATGGTGAGCAACGTGCGGACGCGAGAAAAGGCGGCGTCGTAGCGCCAGTGAAAGTAATGGTAGGCGGCTGCGCAGGCTGTTTGCCAGTCGTGCAGGTGAACGATGTGGGGAATCCAGTCCAGATGTTTGCACAGGGCGTAGAGAGAACGAGAAAAAGTGATGAAGCGTTCCGCGTTGTCTTCGTAGTCGCCGCGAAGGGGATGCACGTAGAGATGAGGGCGGTGAAAGAATTCATCCTTTTCCATGAAATAGACGGGGTATGGCGACGGTCCCAACCATTGCCAAAAATGCACATGGTACGTATGCACGCCCACGGAGATGGGAATCCACTCGGCCACAACCTTGAGGGCGTCAGGGGTGCGTTCGACGGACGGGTAAAGCGGCAGAAAGAGCCGCACGTCGCAGCCCTGGGCACTGAGAGCCTCGGGCAGAGATGCGGCCACATCGGCCAGGCCGCCCGTCTTGGC is a window of Desulfosoma caldarium DNA encoding:
- the glgA gene encoding glycogen synthase GlgA, which produces MSLKILFCASEAIPFAKTGGLADVAASLPEALSAQGCDVRLFLPLYPSVERTPDALKVVAEWIPISVGVHTYHVHFWQWLGPSPYPVYFMEKDEFFHRPHLYVHPLRGDYEDNAERFITFSRSLYALCKHLDWIPHIVHLHDWQTACAAAYHYFHWRYDAAFSRVRTLLTIHNLAHQGLFPESYFGLTGLPLEAYTIEGMEFFGQCNFLKAGIAYSDRISTVSPKYAREILDPKQGFGLDGLLRRRRNDLIGILNGIDTTRWNPSHDPYIPAPFDAEQLDGKRVCKEKVLEELEFPASVRQDPLCVVVSRLVHQKGIDLILEALDDMMELSVCLAVLGTGDPHLERLLLQAQSRHSDRIRVVLDFDEALAHRLEAGADIFLMPSRYEPCGLNQMYSMRYGTIPIVTATGGLDDSVVDAAQNPQMGTGFKFYEHTKEAFLEALKAALEAYRDSETWRRLRQRAMREDFSWPRAARSYMALYEEMLGD